Sequence from the Poseidonibacter antarcticus genome:
AACTTAAACTTTAATTCTTCCATTGTTTCCTGATTATCTGGATCTATGATAATACAATCAACTGGACAAACTTCTATACATGAAGGTTCTTCATAGTGACCAACACATTCTGTACATCTGTCAGAATCAATTAAGTATATTGGGTCACCCTCTTCAATTGCATAGTTTGGGCACTCTTCTCTACATGCATCGCACGCGATACATTCATCAGTAATAATTAATGACATTTAACACTTTCCTACAATAAATTATATATCTTGGAGTTATAACCAATTATTCTTTAATTATTTCTTTAATTTGATTGAATAACACTTTATTTTTAGATATAAGTACAAATTTATCTGTTTTGTATAGAAATAGATCATTACAAATATATAATGAAGCTAAAATATCAAACTCTCTAATATTACCTGCTAATAAGACAAACGTATAGTTTCTTGCATTACATAAAGATATTGCAACAGCACCAGGAGATCTAAATTTAATATTCTGATGTCTTAATTCTGTACAAATTTTAGGATAAGCATATGCTCTTTCAAAAATACCAAACTTTTTATCATTTGAAACTAATAAAGGATTTCTTGATTCTAAAAAAAACTCAAATTTTACTTTTTCGTCAAAAGCTTTATATGTTAAAACACCATTAGCTAGATTACAAACAAAACCTGCAAGGATTTCTTCTTTATAAACTAAGGCAATAGAAGTTCCATAATAAGCTAAATTTGAAGAAAAATTATCACTTCCATCAAGAGGATCAATTACTACATCAAATTTTTTGTTACTTGATAATCTTCCACATTCTTCTGAATAAATATTTCCAAATACTTCTAAATATTTAATAAATATTTTTTCTGCAATCAAATCAATATTTAGAGTTTTATCTCCACCGTAACCAATTTTCTCTGTAAATTTTAAATCATTATTTGTAAGATTATTATTTATATAAAAGAAGAGTTCTCTGTTTGATAAAATCACAGCCTTTATAAAGGAGTCTTTATAAAGATCTGTAATTAAAGTATTCATTAAATAAAAGTTTGAATAATTGCTCTTGCAGCATCTCTACCATCAGCAGCAGCAGTAACAGCTAGATGAGCACCTCTTTGACAATCTCCACCTGCATATACTTTTGCATTTGAAGTTTTAAATGAAGAAGTTTCTATTCTACCCCAAGAGTTAGTATTAACATTTAATTCTTTTAAAAATGCTGGAACTTCTGGAGCAAAACCTAATGCCATAATAATAACATCAGCTTCTTCTAAATATTCACTTCCTTCATTAATTACAACTTTTTGTCTTCCTGAATTATCAGGTTCACTCATAGAAGTTGTAAGAAGTTCAACACCTAATGCTAAATCACCATCTGTTTTAATAGATTTTGGACTAACATTAAATACAAATTCAACACCCTCTTCTTTTGAGTTTACAACTTCTTTTTTAGATCCAGGCATATTAGCTTCATTTCTTCTATAAAGACATTTAACACTAGATGCTCCTTCTCTTACTGATGAACGAACACAATCCATTGCTGTATCACCACCACCTATTACAACAACTCTTTTATTTTTTACATCAATATAATCAATATTTGTATTTCCAAGATTTCTCTTTTGAATACCAGTTAAAAAGTTTATTGCTAAGTGTACATTTGAAGCTTTTTCACCATCAATCCCTGCAAATCTACCTGCTGTTGCTCCTAAACCTAAGTAAATTGCATCAAACTCTTCTTCTAGTTCTTTTGAAGATTTATCTTTACCAATTTCACAATTTAAATGTAATTTCATTCCAGCTTCAATTAACCAATTGATTCTTCTATCAACTGTTGTTTTATCAAGTTTGAATCCAGGAATTCCATACATTAAAAGTCCACCAGCTCTATCAGCTCTTTCAAACATTTCTACTTGATAACCTTTTCTTAAAAGAAAAGTAGCTGCTGATATACCAGATGGTCCAGAACCAATAACTGCTATCTTTTGATCTTTTTTCTTTGTAGCAAATTTAGGTTTCATACCTCTTGCAAATGCAGTTTCAGAAATATGAGTTTCTATTGCTCCAATAGAAATAGCACCATGACCAGTATTTAAAGAACAAGCACCTTCACAAAGTACATCTTGAGGACAAATTCTTCCTAAAATTTCAGGGAAAGGAGAAGTCTCATTTGATAAAGCAAATGCTAAATCTGGATTTTTTGTTGCTGTTTGTTTTAACCAAGCTGGAATATAATTTCCTAGTGGACATCCTGTATGAC
This genomic interval carries:
- a CDS encoding YfhL family 4Fe-4S dicluster ferredoxin, translating into MSLIITDECIACDACREECPNYAIEEGDPIYLIDSDRCTECVGHYEEPSCIEVCPVDCIIIDPDNQETMEELKFKFKQLEEEEV
- a CDS encoding inositol monophosphatase family protein → MILSNRELFFYINNNLTNNDLKFTEKIGYGGDKTLNIDLIAEKIFIKYLEVFGNIYSEECGRLSSNKKFDVVIDPLDGSDNFSSNLAYYGTSIALVYKEEILAGFVCNLANGVLTYKAFDEKVKFEFFLESRNPLLVSNDKKFGIFERAYAYPKICTELRHQNIKFRSPGAVAISLCNARNYTFVLLAGNIREFDILASLYICNDLFLYKTDKFVLISKNKVLFNQIKEIIKE
- a CDS encoding glutamate synthase subunit beta; amino-acid sequence: MLNFTKFERINPEKRDVLQRLKDYGEVYQVFGKQRANEQADRCMQCGDPYCHTGCPLGNYIPAWLKQTATKNPDLAFALSNETSPFPEILGRICPQDVLCEGACSLNTGHGAISIGAIETHISETAFARGMKPKFATKKKDQKIAVIGSGPSGISAATFLLRKGYQVEMFERADRAGGLLMYGIPGFKLDKTTVDRRINWLIEAGMKLHLNCEIGKDKSSKELEEEFDAIYLGLGATAGRFAGIDGEKASNVHLAINFLTGIQKRNLGNTNIDYIDVKNKRVVVIGGGDTAMDCVRSSVREGASSVKCLYRRNEANMPGSKKEVVNSKEEGVEFVFNVSPKSIKTDGDLALGVELLTTSMSEPDNSGRQKVVINEGSEYLEEADVIIMALGFAPEVPAFLKELNVNTNSWGRIETSSFKTSNAKVYAGGDCQRGAHLAVTAAADGRDAARAIIQTFI